A part of Trichocoleus sp. FACHB-46 genomic DNA contains:
- a CDS encoding alpha/beta fold hydrolase, whose product MTSINVLGVPHAYDLTAATASPSVLVFIHGWLLSRRYWQPLIERLSPDYQCLSYDLRGFGESQCSSSYHQRGLSSATAELMDSAIAPPKASRYTPAAYAQDLAVLLKQLNITNAWLVGHSLGGSIALWAGQQLPEAVKGVICLNAGGGIYLKEEFERFRSAGAKILRFRPRWFAQLPLIDLLFSRATVARPIERVWGRQRVIDFVMANPQAALGALLDSTTEEEVHHLPHVVSRLPQPVYFMAGAEDTVMEPKYVRHLASFHPTFRACGDNVIEISNCGHMAMVEQPDTVVTQLRAIVARHEVQEQVTPR is encoded by the coding sequence ATGACCAGCATTAACGTCCTAGGAGTTCCGCACGCCTACGATTTGACGGCGGCTACTGCATCTCCCTCTGTCCTTGTTTTTATTCACGGTTGGCTCCTGAGCCGTCGATATTGGCAACCGTTAATTGAGCGGTTGTCGCCAGATTATCAGTGCTTGTCCTATGATTTGCGTGGGTTTGGCGAGTCGCAATGTTCTAGCTCCTATCACCAGCGCGGTTTGTCTAGTGCGACTGCGGAGTTGATGGATAGCGCGATCGCCCCACCTAAAGCTTCAAGATATACCCCCGCTGCTTACGCTCAAGATCTAGCCGTTTTATTGAAGCAGCTCAACATCACGAATGCTTGGTTAGTCGGTCACTCCTTGGGCGGGAGTATTGCGCTCTGGGCAGGGCAGCAGTTGCCTGAAGCTGTGAAAGGTGTGATTTGCCTCAATGCAGGGGGTGGCATTTACCTCAAAGAGGAATTTGAACGGTTTCGCTCGGCAGGAGCCAAGATTTTAAGATTTCGGCCTCGCTGGTTTGCACAACTGCCATTGATTGATTTGCTGTTTAGTCGTGCCACTGTCGCTCGTCCGATTGAGCGGGTTTGGGGACGGCAGCGGGTGATTGATTTTGTCATGGCTAATCCTCAAGCCGCCTTGGGAGCATTGCTGGATTCCACTACCGAAGAGGAGGTGCATCATCTCCCTCATGTGGTGTCCCGTTTGCCACAGCCTGTTTATTTTATGGCTGGGGCGGAAGATACGGTGATGGAACCCAAGTATGTGCGGCACCTAGCCAGTTTTCACCCCACTTTTCGAGCCTGTGGCGATAATGTGATTGAGATTTCCAATTGTGGGCATATGGCGATGGTGGAGCAGCCTGATACGGTAGTAACTCAACTACGGGCGATCGTGGCTCGGCACGAAGTTCAAGAGCAAGTAACGCCACGCTGA